From the genome of Phoenix dactylifera cultivar Barhee BC4 chromosome 5, palm_55x_up_171113_PBpolish2nd_filt_p, whole genome shotgun sequence:
AATCCCTCAGCTCAAGAACGCCATCTGCAATTTCCGCAAAAACCCTCGTTTCTTCCATTCTTTTTGTCCTCCATCAATCTCCCAACAAACCCTAGAGAGTTCACCTGTACAAACAAATGAAAACCCTCAAAAGTTTTCGTAGAAATCCGTCGAATTGTTGAATTAGAGATCGTTGGAGCTCGCCAAATCTTCTTTCCGCCTCTTGGTCCCGAATTAGGGTTTTGCCGCCATGAGCCGGAGGGTGAGGAGGCGCGGCGTGCAGTCCAAGGACAAGGAGAAGGTCGTCATCTCCCCGGTCTTCCCTGAGGCCGCCGAGGATTGCGAGATCCTCCGccctggcggcggcggcggcggaggcgacGGTGCTGGGGTGGCCGCCGTGGACTGGACTTGCCTCGCCGACGACACCGTGGTCCAGCTCTTCTCCTGCCTCAACTACCGGGACCGCGCCAGCCTCGCTTCCACGTGCCGCACCTGGCGCCTCCTCGGCTCCTCCCCCTGCCTTTGGACCGCTCTCGACCTCCGTGCCCACCGCTGCGGCCCTGACACCGCCGCCGCCCTCGCCGGCCGGTGCTCCCACCTCCGTCGCCTTCGCTTCCGGGGCGCTGATGCTGCCGCCGCCGTCATGAACCTCCAGGCCCGCGGCCTGCAGGAGATCGCAGGGGACTACTGCCGCGACATCACCGACGCCACCCTGTCGGTGATTGCTGCCCGCCACGAAGCCCTTGAGAGCCTCCAGATCGGCCCCGACCCGTGCGAGAGAATCACCAGTGATGCTATCCGTCATGTCGCCATGTGCTGCACGAGGTTAAGGAGGCTGCGCCTCTCCGGCATCCGGGAGGTTGACGGAGAGGCAGTGGGAGCCTTCGCGCGGCATTGCCCGCAGTTGGATGAGATAGCCTTCTTGGATTGTGGGAGCATCGATGAGAGTGCTCTTGGGAAGGTGGTGTCCCTAAGATTCTTATCCGTTGCAGGGTCACGGAACTTGAAGTGGGCTACGGCCTCCCTTGCCTGGAGCAAGCTCCCAAACTTGATCGGTCTGGATGTTTCAAGGACGGACGTCTCCCCGAGTGCCGTATCGAGGCTTATCTCCCTGTCCAAAAGCTTGAAGGTGTTGTGCGCTCTCAACTGTGTCGCACTCGAGGAGGAAGTGAATCACAACCCCGCAGCATTTACCAATACCAAGGGCAAAGTGCTGCTTGGCCTTTTCAGTGATATATTCAAAGGGATTGCTTCTTTGTTCAAGGGCACTGTGGTTAAGGAGCGGGGTATCTTCGGGGAATGGAGGAGTTGGGAAAACAAGGACAAGAACCTGAATGATATCATGATCTGGATTGAGTGGATCCTGTCGCAATCACTGCTTCGTATAGCAGAGACTAACCCACATGGCATTGATGAGTTTTGGTTAAGGCAAGGTGCTGCTTTGTTGCTGAGCCTGGTGAAGAGTTCACAGGCGGACGTGCAAGAGAGAGCGGCGACTGGGCTTGCTACATTTGTGGTCATTGATGATGATAATGCAGCAGTTGACCCAGCGAGGGCAGAGGCGGTGATGCGGAATGGTGGGATACCTTTGCTTTTGGAGCTTGCAAAGTCTTGCCGGGAGGGCATACagtctgaagctgcaaaggttgGATTTTGTGTTGATCCATCTCATTATTAGCAGATATTGTAGCTTGATTTATCAGCTGCACATAAGGGTCCTTTTCAATGTCCAGGCCATTGCAAACTTGTCGGTAAATACCAAAGTTGCGAAAGCAGTTGCTGATGAAGGGGGTATCAGTATTCTTGCAGATCTGGCGAGATCCATGAACAGGTTGGTTGCTGAAGAGGCTGCTGGAGGGCTCTGGAACCTTTCCGTGGGAGAAGAGCACAAGGTTTGCATTCTGTTCATTCTGCTGCAAGGACTACCTTTCATTCTTGGTGTATGTGTTACTAATTTATTGGATTTGTTTCAGGCGGCCATTGCCGAGGCTGGTGGGGTAAAAGCTTTGGTGGATCTTATTTTCAAATGGTACTCTGGAATAGATGGAGTTCTGGTATGACCAGTGCTTATGTGATGGTTGGTTTATCTAGAGTAGAAGATAATGTTCTCAAGTCCTGCCTTCTTGTATTTATTCTTAAACAGGAACGTGCTGCTGGTGCCCTTGCAAATTTGGCTGCCGATGACAAATGCAGTCTGGAGGTTGCAGTGGCTGGTGGTGTCCAAGCTTTGGTAATGCTTGCTCGGTGGTGCAAGGTTGAGGGAGTACAAGAACAGGTATCACTGACTTTATCCT
Proteins encoded in this window:
- the LOC103704656 gene encoding protein ARABIDILLO 1-like isoform X2, translating into MSRRVRRRGVQSKDKEKVVISPVFPEAAEDCEILRPGGGGGGGDGAGVAAVDWTCLADDTVVQLFSCLNYRDRASLASTCRTWRLLGSSPCLWTALDLRAHRCGPDTAAALAGRCSHLRRLRFRGADAAAAVMNLQARGLQEIAGDYCRDITDATLSVIAARHEALESLQIGPDPCERITSDAIRHVAMCCTRLRRLRLSGIREVDGEAVGAFARHCPQLDEIAFLDCGSIDESALGKVVSLRFLSVAGSRNLKWATASLAWSKLPNLIGLDVSRTDVSPSAVSRLISLSKSLKVLCALNCVALEEEVNHNPAAFTNTKGKVLLGLFSDIFKGIASLFKGTVVKERGIFGEWRSWENKDKNLNDIMIWIEWILSQSLLRIAETNPHGIDEFWLRQGAALLLSLVKSSQADVQERAATGLATFVVIDDDNAAVDPARAEAVMRNGGIPLLLELAKSCREGIQSEAAKAIANLSVNTKVAKAVADEGGISILADLARSMNRLVAEEAAGGLWNLSVGEEHKAAIAEAGGVKALVDLIFKWYSGIDGVLERAAGALANLAADDKCSLEVAVAGGVQALVMLARWCKVEGVQEQAARALANLAAHGDSNSNNAAVGQEAGALEALVQLTCSQNEGVRQEAAGALWNLSFDDRNREAIAAAGGVEALVGLAQGCSNASQGLQERAAGALWGLSVSEANSIAIGREGGVAPLITLARSDAEDVHETAAGALWNLAFNSGNALRIVEEGGVPALVHLCASSGSKMARFMAALALAYMFDGRMDEVALVGSSLEGASKSVNFDGARRMALKHIEAFVLTFSEPQLFSMAAASSAPAALAQIAEAARIQEAGHLRCRAEIGRFVAMLRNPSSILRACAAFALLQFTIPGGRHAVHHAGLLQKAGAARVLRAAAAAATAPIEAKIFARIVLRNLEHHQLEASI
- the LOC103704656 gene encoding protein ARABIDILLO 1-like isoform X3 encodes the protein MSRRVRRRGVQSKDKEKVVISPVFPEAAEDCEILRPGGGGGGGDGAGVAAVDWTCLADDTVVQLFSCLNYRDRASLASTCRTWRLLGSSPCLWTALDLRAHRCGPDTAAALAGRCSHLRRLRFRGADAAAAVMNLQARGLQEIAGDYCRDITDATLSVIAARHEALESLQIGPDPCERITSDAIRHVAMCCTRLRRLRLSGIREVDGEAVGAFARHCPQLDEIAFLDCGSIDESALGKVVSLRFLSVAGSRNLKWATASLAWSKLPNLIGLDVSRTDVSPSAVSRLISLSKSLKVLCALNCVALEEEVNHNPAAFTNTKGKVLLGLFSDIFKGIASLFKGTVVKERGIFGEWRSWENKDKNLNDIMIWIEWILSQSLLRIAETNPHGIDEFWLRQGAALLLSLVKSSQADVQERAATGLATFVVIDDDNAAVDPARAEAVMRNGGIPLLLELAKSCREGIQSEAAKAIANLSVNTKVAKAVADEGGISILADLARSMNRLVAEEAAGGLWNLSVGEEHKAAIAEAGGVKALVDLIFKWYSGIDGVLERAAGALANLAADDKCSLEVAVAGGVQALVMLARWCKVEGVQEQAARALANLAAHGDSNSNNAAVGQEAGALEALVQLTCSQNEGVRQEAAGALWNLSFDDRNREAIAAAGGVEALVGLAQGCSNASQGLQERAAGALWGLSVSEANSIAIGREGGVAPLITLARSDAEDVHETAAGALWNLAFNSGNALRIVEEGGVPALVHLCASSGSKMARFMAALALAYMFDGSDWRQAEYVLCSS
- the LOC103704656 gene encoding protein ARABIDILLO 1-like isoform X1, producing the protein MSRRVRRRGVQSKDKEKVVISPVFPEAAEDCEILRPGGGGGGGDGAGVAAVDWTCLADDTVVQLFSCLNYRDRASLASTCRTWRLLGSSPCLWTALDLRAHRCGPDTAAALAGRCSHLRRLRFRGADAAAAVMNLQARGLQEIAGDYCRDITDATLSVIAARHEALESLQIGPDPCERITSDAIRHVAMCCTRLRRLRLSGIREVDGEAVGAFARHCPQLDEIAFLDCGSIDESALGKVVSLRFLSVAGSRNLKWATASLAWSKLPNLIGLDVSRTDVSPSAVSRLISLSKSLKVLCALNCVALEEEVNHNPAAFTNTKGKVLLGLFSDIFKGIASLFKGTVVKERGIFGEWRSWENKDKNLNDIMIWIEWILSQSLLRIAETNPHGIDEFWLRQGAALLLSLVKSSQADVQERAATGLATFVVIDDDNAAVDPARAEAVMRNGGIPLLLELAKSCREGIQSEAAKAIANLSVNTKVAKAVADEGGISILADLARSMNRLVAEEAAGGLWNLSVGEEHKAAIAEAGGVKALVDLIFKWYSGIDGVLERAAGALANLAADDKCSLEVAVAGGVQALVMLARWCKVEGVQEQAARALANLAAHGDSNSNNAAVGQEAGALEALVQLTCSQNEGVRQEAAGALWNLSFDDRNREAIAAAGGVEALVGLAQGCSNASQGLQERAAGALWGLSVSEANSIAIGREGGVAPLITLARSDAEDVHETAAGALWNLAFNSGNALRIVEEGGVPALVHLCASSGSKMARFMAALALAYMFDGRMDEVALVGSSLEGASKSVNFDGARRMALKHIEAFVLTFSEPQLFSMAAASSAPAALAQIAEAARIQEAGHLRCSRAEIGRFVAMLRNPSSILRACAAFALLQFTIPGGRHAVHHAGLLQKAGAARVLRAAAAAATAPIEAKIFARIVLRNLEHHQLEASI